A segment of the Hypnocyclicus thermotrophus genome:
TATCACCTATAAAAAATAATGAAATTATATTAGATGTGGGAGCTGCTACTGGTTCTTTAAGTGGTCTTCTTTCTTTAAAATCTAAAAATATTTTTGCTATTGATTTGAATAATGATTTATTGAATTTTGCAAAATTAAAATATCCAAATATAAATTTTATTTATTTAGATATGTTAAAAATAGACACTTTTTTTAACAATAAAAAATTTGATAAAATAATATCATTTGGAAATACTATTGTTCATTTAAATACAAAAAATAATATTTATGATTTTTTAAAAAAATCTTTTAAGTTATTAAATGATAAAGGATACCTTATTTGTCAGATAATAAACTATGATAGGATTTTAAATAATAATATTTCATCTTTATCTACTATAGAAAATGATAAAATTAAATTTATTAGAAATTATATTATTAATAATGATATTATTAAATTTAATACTATCTTAGAAATAAAAGAAAAAAATAAAATTATAGAAAATTCTATCCCACTTATTCCACTTAAAAAACATGAAATAGATAATATGTTAACTAAAATTGGGTTTAAAAATATCAACTATTATTCTAATTTTAAAGGTGATAAATTTTCTTTTAACTCTGTTTCTCTTATTTTTTCAGCGCAAAAAATTTAAGCTGCCATAATGGCAGCTTATTTTAGTATTTTTTCTAATTTCTTAAGTGACGTCGTAGCATTTTCCCTAGGTCTTACTTCTAAAATATAAATAACATTTTCTCCAATTATCTCAAAATGTTTTTTTATATCTATATTTCCTTCTCCAAGTATTTGATGATCGCTTTTTCCGTTATTATCATGTACATGAGATACCCTTATTTTATTTTTGTTCTTTATAAAAAAATCAACTTCATTATAAACATTTTTATAAGAATGCCCTATATCCCATGTAAGATACAAGTCATATTTTTTTATAAATTCACTTAGTGTCTCTTGAACTAATACTTCTGGAAATCTTCCTGAATTTTCAATACAAATTTTTACTTTATCTTTACTATAATTTATTATTTCTAATAAATTTTCTTCTAATCTCTTTTTATATTTTTCATAAAACATTTCATCAATATATATTTTTTTATCTGTTAATGTAAAACATACACTTGCACCTATATGAAGTGTTAAAAATTTTGCTTCGATATCATTTGCGAAATCAATAACATCTTTTATTCTATTAATAGATGCTATATTGATACCATCTTGAAGTTGTAAAAAAGTAATATCTTCTGGTCCATGAAGTG
Coding sequences within it:
- a CDS encoding sugar phosphate isomerase/epimerase family protein; the protein is MNYIVGYAASAFEKNIYDSINYAKENGFKAVELNVNMPIFFPENFSLEEREKIKNYAKEHNIIITLHGPEDITFLQLQDGINIASINRIKDVIDFANDIEAKFLTLHIGASVCFTLTDKKIYIDEMFYEKYKKRLEENLLEIINYSKDKVKICIENSGRFPEVLVQETLSEFIKKYDLYLTWDIGHSYKNVYNEVDFFIKNKNKIRVSHVHDNNGKSDHQILGEGNIDIKKHFEIIGENVIYILEVRPRENATTSLKKLEKILK
- a CDS encoding methyltransferase domain-containing protein; translation: MFYSEIAKYYDYIFPQNKSQLDFIENISPIKNNEIILDVGAATGSLSGLLSLKSKNIFAIDLNNDLLNFAKLKYPNINFIYLDMLKIDTFFNNKKFDKIISFGNTIVHLNTKNNIYDFLKKSFKLLNDKGYLICQIINYDRILNNNISSLSTIENDKIKFIRNYIINNDIIKFNTILEIKEKNKIIENSIPLIPLKKHEIDNMLTKIGFKNINYYSNFKGDKFSFNSVSLIFSAQKI